The nucleotide sequence GACGGTCGACAGCAAGGGCGCGCTCTACGTCACCGACAGCGAGGGCAATCGGGCGCTGGAATTGCCCGCCGGCTCCGCCGAACAAATCGTGCTGCCCTTCACCGGCCTCGATTATCCGTGGGGCCTGGCGGTCGACCGCGACGGGACGGTCTACGTCGCAGGCCACAACGATAAGATCCTGGCACTGACGCGCACCTAGCGCGTTTTGCGCGGAGCGCGGCGATACGGGTATCGTTGACCAACGGTGCGGTTCCGCGCCGGCTTTTTTGTGTGCCCAGTTCCTAGGAATTTCCTGTCACCGGCTCACGTTTTAAGCCGGGTGTCTGCTGCGCCGATCTGGGCGCGGATGAGAACGAACTAAAACGAGGGATTCCTGAGAGAGTATGGCCAAGAAGGACGGCGCCATCGAGGTCGAGGGCCGAGTGGTCGAGCCCCTGCCCAATGCGATGTTTCGCATTGAGCTGGAGAACGGACACAAGGTGCTCGCCCACATCAGCGGCAAGATGCGGCAGCACTACATCCGCATCCTGCCCGAGGACCGGGTGGTGGTAGAGCTTTCGCCCTACGACCTGTCCCGGGGCCGCATTGTGTACCGGTACAAGTAACGAGAACCCAGAGAACAGGACCGAGACTGCCGTGAAGGTGAACCCGAGCGTCAAGCCGATCTGTGACAAGTGCAGGGTGATCCGTCGGCACGGACGGGTCATGGTGATCTGCTCCGACCCGCGCCACAAACAGCGCCAGGGCTGACCTGGGCTAATAGCCCTTAAAAACCCAGAAGCGCACGACACAACTGAATGCAGACCTCCCAGCACCAATGAGCGGATAGGCCGCTTATCCACGCCCGGACGGAGGCCGGGCCCCGATCCAGATCGGGAACGGGCTGGGAAAAGACCTCCGCATGAGACAAGAGGAAACGCCACCTATGGCACGACTAGTAGGCGTCGATCTGCCGCGCGACAAGCGCATGGAGATCGCGCTGACGTACATCTTCGGCATCGGCCGCACCCGCTCGAACGAGATTCTGGCGGCCACCGGCATCGACAAGGACCTGCGCACCAGGGATCTGTCCGACGACCAGCTCACCCACTTGCGTGACTACATCGAAGCCAACCTCAAGGTGGAGGGTGACCTGCGCCGCGAGGTGCAGGCGGACATCCGCCGCAAGATCGAGATCGGCTGCTACCAGGGTCTGCGGCACCGCCGCGGCCTGCCGGTGCGTGGCCAGCGCACCAAGACCAACGCGCGCACCCGCAAGGGCCCCAAGCGCACCATCGCCGGCAAGAAGAAGGCCAGGTAACCCATGCCACCCGCCAAGAAGGCAGCCGCTGCCCCCAAGAAGGGGCAGAAGACCCGTCGTCGGGAAAAGAAGAACATCCCGCAC is from Mycobacterium conspicuum and encodes:
- the rpsM gene encoding 30S ribosomal protein S13 → MARLVGVDLPRDKRMEIALTYIFGIGRTRSNEILAATGIDKDLRTRDLSDDQLTHLRDYIEANLKVEGDLRREVQADIRRKIEIGCYQGLRHRRGLPVRGQRTKTNARTRKGPKRTIAGKKKAR
- the infA gene encoding translation initiation factor IF-1, with translation MAKKDGAIEVEGRVVEPLPNAMFRIELENGHKVLAHISGKMRQHYIRILPEDRVVVELSPYDLSRGRIVYRYK
- the rpmJ gene encoding 50S ribosomal protein L36, coding for MKVNPSVKPICDKCRVIRRHGRVMVICSDPRHKQRQG